Proteins found in one Sorghum bicolor cultivar BTx623 chromosome 1, Sorghum_bicolor_NCBIv3, whole genome shotgun sequence genomic segment:
- the LOC8085917 gene encoding 26S proteasome non-ATPase regulatory subunit 10 → MAAAMDVDRAGGGERRPSEKELFRAAESGDAAAFASLAPADLSLRNEDGRSLLHVAAAAGHPQVVLALAQCGGDAAANVLNAKDEEGWAPIHSAASSGNSQIIDILLERGADVNLVTDGGRTALHYAASKGRLNIAEKLIANGANVNKKDKFGCTPLHRAASTGNAELCEFLIEEGAEVDAVDKTGQTPLMHAVICENKGVALLLIRHGADVDVEDKEGYTVLGRASNSFRPALIDAAKAMLEG, encoded by the exons ATGGCCGCGGCGATGGACGTCGATAGAGCCGGGGGCGGGGAGAGGCGGCCATCGGAGAAGGAGCTCTTCCGTGCCGCGGAATCCGGCGACGCCGCCGCCTTCGCCTCCCTCGCCCCCGCAGACCTCTCCCTGCGCAACGAGGATGGCCGCTCCCTCCTCCacgtcgccgccgctgccggccATCCCCAG gTGGTGCTCGCGCTTGCGCAGTGCGGTGGTGACGCCGCGGCGAACGTGCTGAACGCGAAGGATGAAGAGGGGTGGGCGCCGATCCACTCTGCGGCGAGCTCTGGCAACTCCCAAATCATCGACATCCTGCTTGAGCGAG GTGCTGATGTTAACCTGGTCACTGATGGTGGCCGAACTGCTCTTCATTATGCTGcgagtaaagggaggcttaacATAGCTGAAAAATTAATAGCCAATGGTGCTAATGTCAACAAGAAAGACAAG TTTGGCTGCACACCTTTGCATAGAGCTGCAAGCACAGGAAATGCAGAGCTGTGTGAATTCCTCATCGAGGAAGGCGCGGAAGTTGATGCTGTTGACAAGACAGGACAAACACCTCTTATGCATGCTGTTATATGTGAGAACAAAGGG GTTGCTCTTCTGCTAATTAGACATGGCGCTGATGTTGATGTTGAGGACAAGGAAGGCTACACTGTCCTTGGCCGAGCATCGAACAGCTTCAGACCTGCACTGATCGATGCAGCCAAAGCAATGCTTGAAGGTTGA
- the LOC8086214 gene encoding cyclic nucleotide-gated ion channel 2, with the protein MPPFAFLRRSLPARLLAGACDGGVWGSPGVARDEEAGGSGSGLSGRSTGGPSGECYACTQPGVPAFHSTTCDQVHLPDWDADAGSSLVPVQAQQVQPASSAAQHAGAAARWLFGPVLDPRSKRVQRWNRWILLGRAAALAVDPLFFYALSIGRAGQPCLYMDAGLAAAVTALRTCADVAHLAHVLLQFRLAYVSRESLVVGCGKLVWDARAIAAHYARSVKGLSFDLFVILPIPQVIFWLVIPKLIREEQVKLIMTILLLMFIFQFLPKVYHCIHIMRKMQKVTGYIFGSIWWGFGLNLFAYFIASHIAGGCWYVLAIQRIASCLQEECKRNNSCDLISLACSKEICFHPPWSSNVNGFACDTNMTSFSQRNVSTCLSGKGSFAYGIYLGALPVISSNSLAVKILYPIFWGLMTLSTFGNDLAPTSNGIEVIFSIINVLSGLMLFTLLIGNIQVFLHAVLARKRKMQLRFRDMEWWMRRRQLPSRLRQRVRKYERERWAAVTGDEEMEMIKDLPEGLRRDIKRYLCLELVKQVPLFHGMDDLILDNICDRLRPLVFSSGEKVIREGDPVQRMVFILQGKLRSTQPLTKGVVATCMLGAGNFLGDELLSWCLRRPFVDRLPASSATFECVEAAQAFCLDAPDLRFITEHFRYKFANEKLKRTARYYSSNWRTWAAVNIQLAWRRYRARTSATDLAAMAAPPLAGGPDDGDRRLRHYAAMFMSLRPHDHLE; encoded by the exons ATGCCTCCGTTCGCATTCCTCCGCCGCTCCCTCCCCGCGAG GCTTCTCGCGGGAGCGTGCGACGGTGGAGTCTGGGGGAGTCCGGGCGTGGCGCGGGACGAGGAGGCGGGAGGCAGCGGCAGCGGACTGAGCGGCCGGTCGACGGGGGGTCCGTCCGGGGAGTGCTACGCGTGCACGCAGCCCGGGGTGCCGGCGTTCCACTCCACGACGTGCGACCAGGTGCACTTGCCGGACTGGGACGCCGACGCGGGGTCCTCGCTCGTGCCGGTCCAGGCGCAGCAGGTCCAGCCGGCATCGTCGGCGGCGCAGCACGCGGGCGCCGCGGCGCGGTGGCTGTTCGGGCCCGTGCTGGACCCGCGGAGCAAGCGCGTGCAGCGCTGGAACCGCTGGATCCTGCTCGGCCGCGCCGCCGCGCTGGCGGTGGACCCGCTCTTCTTCTACGCGCTCTCCATCGGCCGCGCGGGGCAGCCCTGCCTCTACATGGACGCGGGGCTCGCCGCCGCGGTCACCGCGCTCCGGACCTGCGCCGACGTCGCGCACCTCGCGCACGTGCTCCTGCAGTTCCGCCTCGCCTACGTCTCCCGCGAGTCCCTCGTCGTCGGCTGCGGCAAGCTCGTCTGGGACGCCCGCGCCATCGCCGCGCACTATGCCCGATCCGTCAAGGGCCTCTCCTTCGACCTCTTCGTCATCCTCCCCATCCCGCAG GTCATCTTCTGGCTGGTTATACCAAAGTTAATTAGGGAAGAGCAAGTTAAGCTTATCATGACAATACTGCTGCTCATGTTCATATTTCAATTTCTCCCCAAGGTCTACCATTGTATACACATCATGAGGAAAATGCAGAAGGTGACGGGTTACATCTTTGGATCAATATGGTGGGGATTTGGTTTAAATCTATTTGCCTATTTCATTGCTTCTCAT ATTGCAGGTGGGTGCTGGTATGTTCTTGCAATCCAGCGCATTGCTTCCTGCCTCCAGGAAGAATGCAAGAGAAACAACAGTTGTGATCTAATATCGCTAGCTTGTTCCAAGGAGATATGTTTTCACCCTCCTTGGTCATCGAATGTTAACGGATTTGCATGTGATACGAACATGACCTCATTTAGTCAACGAAacgtttctacttgtttaagtggaAAAGGATCCTTTGCTTATGGAATCTATTTGGGGGCTCTTCCTGTTATATCGAGTAATTCACTTGCTGTCAAAATACTCTATCCTATATTTTGGGGCCTCATGACACTCAG TACTTTTGGTAACGATCTTGCCCCAACAAGCAATGGTATTGAGGTGATATTCAGCATAATCAATGTCCTCAGTGGTCTGATGCTCTTCACATTGCTGATCGGAAACATACAG GTGTTTCTGCACGCTGTCCTGGCAAGGAAGCGGAAGATGCAGCTGCGGTTCCGGGACATGGAATGGTGGATGAGACGGAGGCAGCTGCCGTCCCGACTGAGGCAAAGGGTCCGCAAATACGAGCGCGAACGCTGGGCCGCCGTCACCGGAGACGAGGAGATGGAGATGATCAAGGACCTGCCTGAAGGACTCAGGCGGGACATCAAGCGCTACCTCTGCCTCGAGCTGGTTAAGCAG GTTCCGCTGTTCCATGGCATGGACGACCTGATCCTGGACAACATCTGCGACCGGCTGCGGCCTCTGGTGTTCTCCAGCGGGGAGAAGGTGATCCGGGAGGGCGACCCCGTGCAGCGCATGGTGTTCATCCTGCAGGGCAAGCTCCGGAGCACGCAGCCGCTGACCAAGGGCGTGGTGGCGACGTGCATGCTGGGCGCGGGCAACTTCCTGGGCGACGAGCTGCTGTCGTGGTGCCTCCGCCGCCCCTTCGTGGACCGGCTCCCGGCGTCGTCGGCCACGTTCGAGTGCGTGGAGGCGGCGCAGGCGTTCTGCCTCGACGCGCCGGACCTTCGGTTCATCACCGAGCACTTCCGGTACAAGTTCGCCAACGAGAAGCTCAAGCGCACGGCGCGCTACTACTCGTCCAACTGGCGGACGTGGGCCGCCGTAAACATCCAGCTCGCGTGGCGCAGGTACAGGGCCCGGACGTCGGCGACGGACCTGGCGGCGATGGCTGCCCCGCCGTTGGCGGGCGGGCCCGACGACGGGGACCGGCGGCTCAGACACTACGCGGCCATGTTCATGTCGCTCCGGCCGCATGACCACCTAGAGTGA
- the LOC8086213 gene encoding lamin-like protein, whose product MGRTSVATAVAAALLVLAACAALPEKAAANKISINWKPNVNYTDWLKQHSPFYKDDWLVFYYTAGQADVVQVDEVGYNKCDATNAIYNYSKGRSFAFQLNETKTYYFICSYGYCFGGMRLAIKAEKLPPPSPPPSASDQSSAIAAFARSHAVVVYAAVAVLAALLRMV is encoded by the exons ATGGGGCGGACGAGCGTGgcgacggcggtggcggcggcgctgctggtGCTGGCGGCGTGCGCGGCGCTGCCGGAGAAGGCCGCGGCGAACAAGATCAGCATCAACTGGAAGCCCAACGTCAACTACACCGACTGGCTGAAGCAGCACAGCCCCTTCTACAAGGACGACTGGCTGG TGTTCTACTACACGGCGGGGCAGGCGGACGTGGTGCAGGTGGACGAGGTCGGGTACAACAAGTGCGACGCCACCAACGCCATCTACAACTACAGCAAGGGCCGCAGCTTCGCGTTCCAGCTGAACGAGACCAAGACCTACTACTTCATCTGCAGCTACGGCTACTGCTTCGGCGGGATGCGCCTCGCCATCAAGGCCGAGAAGCTGCCGCCGCCGTCCCCGCCGCCGTCCGCCAGCGACCAGTCCTCTGCCATCGCCGCCTTCGCCAGGTCGCATGCGGTAGTCGTctacgccgccgtcgccgtgctTGCCGCGCTCCTCAGGATGGTCTAG
- the LOC110431626 gene encoding alpha-1,4 glucan phosphorylase L isozyme, chloroplastic/amyloplastic has product MATTASPPLQLATASRPHASASGGGGVGGVLLAGGCGGGVVPGRGRGRMQRRVSARSVASDRDVQGPVSPAEGLPSVLNSIGSSAIASNIKHHAEFTPLFSPEHFSPLKAYHATAKSVLDALLINWNATYDYYNKMNVKQAYYLSMEFLQGRALTNAIGNLEITGEYAEALKQLGQNLEDVASQEPDAALGNGGLGRLASCFLDSLATLNYPAWGYGLRYKYGLFKQIITKDGQEEIAENWLEMGYPWEVVRNDVSYPVKFYGKVVEGTDGRKHWIGGENIKAVAHDVPIPGYKTRTTNNLRLWSTTVPAQDFDLAAFNSGDHTKAYEAHLNAEKICHILYPGDESLEGKVLRLKQQYTLCSASLQDIIGRFESRAGESLNWEDFPSKVAVQMNDTHPTLCIPELMRILIDVKGLSWSEAWSITERTVAYTNHTVLPEALEKWSLDIMQKLLPRHVEIIETIDEELINDIVSKYGTTDTGLLKKKLKEMRILDNVDLPASISQLFVKPKDKKESPAKSKQKLLVKSLETIAEDEEKTELEEEEAEVLSEIEEEKLEPEEVEAEEEGSEDELDPFVKSDPKLPRVVRMANLCVVGGHSVNGVAEIHSEIVKQDVFNSFYEMWPTKFQNKTNGVTPRRWIRFCNPELSALISKWIGSDDWVLNTDKLAELKKFADNEDLHSEWRAAKRANKMKVVSLIREKTGYIVSPDAMFDVQVKRIHEYKRQLLNILGIVYRYKKMKEMSAEERAKSFVPRVCIFGGKAFATYIQAKRIVKFITDVAATVNHDSDVGDLLKVVFVPDYNVSVAEALIPASELSQHISTAGMEASGTSNMKFAMNGCILIGTLDGANVEIREEVGEENFFLFGAEAHEIAGLRKERAEGKFVPDPRFEEVKEFVRSGVFGTYNYDELMGSLEGNEGYGRADYFLVGKDFPSYIECQEKVDKAYRDQKLWTRMSILNTAGSSKFSSDRTIHEYAKDIWDISPVILP; this is encoded by the exons ATGGCGACGACCGCCTCGCCGCCGCTGCAGCTCGCCACCGCCTCCCGCCCGCACGCCTCCGCCTCTGGCGGTGGCGGCGTGGGCGGTGTTCTCCTCGCGGGCGGTTGCGGAGGTGGGGTCGTGCCGGGTCGGGGTCGAGGGCGGATGCAGCGGCGGGTCTCGGCGCGCAGCGTGGCGAGCGATCGGGACGTGCAGGGCCCCGTCTCGCCCGCGGAAG GGCTTCCAAGTGTGCTAAACTCCATTGGCTCATCTGCCATTGCATCAAACATCAAGCACCACGCAGAGTTCACTCCCTTGTTCTCTCCAGAGCACTTTTCTCCCCTGAAGGCTTACCATGCAACTGCTAAAAGTGTCCTTGATGCGCTGCTGATAAACTGGAATGCGACATATGATTATTACAACAAAATGAATGTAAAACAAGCATATTACCTGTCCATGGAGTTTTTACAG GGAAGGGCTCTCACAAATGCTATTGGCAATCTAGAGATAACTGGTGAATATGCAGAAGCATTAAAACAACTTGGACAAAACCTAGAGGATGTTGCTAGCCAG GAACCAGATGCTGCCCTGGGCAATGGTGGTTTAGGCCGcctggcttcttgttttttggaTTCTTTGGCAACATTAAATTATCCAGCATGGGGATATGGACTTCGCTATAAATATGGCCTCTTTAAGCAGATCATAACAAAGGATGGTCAGGAGGAGATTGCCGAGAACTGGCTTGAG ATGGGGTATCCTTGGGAGGTTGTAAGAAATGATGTCTCTTATCCCGTAAAATTCTATGGTAAAGTGGTCGAAGGCACTGATGGTAGGAAGCACTGGATTGGAGGAGAAAATATCAAGGCCGTGGCACATGATGTCCCTATTCCTGGCTACAAAACTAGAACTACTAATAATCTGCGTCTTTGGTCAACAACTGTACCAGCACAAGATTTCGACTTGGCAGCTTTTAATTCTGGCGATCATACCAAGGCATATGAAGCTCATCTAAACGCTGAAAAG ATATGCCACATATTGTATCCTGGGGATGAATCACTAGAGGGGAAAGTTCTCCGCTTGAAGCAACAGTATACATTGTGTTCAGCCTCACTACAGGACATCATTGGTCGTTTTGAGAGTAGAGCTGGTGAGTCTCTCAACTGGGAGGACTTCCCCTCCAAAGTTGCAGTGCAGATGAATGACACTCATCCAACACTATGCATTCCCGAGTTAATGAGAATACTGATAGATGTTAAGGGATTAAGCTGGAGTGAGGCATGGAGTATTACAGAAAG AACCGTGGCATACACTAACCATACAGTGCTTCCTGAAGCTCTAGAGAAGTGGAGCTTGGACATAATGCAGAAACTTTTACCTCGACATGTTGAGATCATAGAAACAATTGATGAGGAG CTGATAAACGACATAGTCTCAAAGTATGGAACCACAGATACTGGACTTTTAAAAAAGAAGTTGAAAGAAATGAGGATTCTGGATAATGTTGACCTTCCAGCTTCTATTTCCCAACTGTTTGTTAAACCTAAAGACAAAAAGGAATCTCCTGCTAAGTCAAAGCAAAAGTTACTTGTTAAATCATTGGAGACTATTGCTGAGGATGAGGAGAAAACTGAGTTGGAAGAAGAGGAGGCAGAAGTTCTATCTGAGATAGAGGAGGAAAAACTTGAACCTGAAGAAGTAGAGGCAGAAGAAGAGGGTTCTGAGGATGAGTTAGATCCATTTGTAAAGTCTGATCCTAAGTTACCAAGAGTTGTCCGGATGGCAAACCTCTGTGTTGTTGGTGGGCATTCAGTAAATGGTGTAGCTGAAATTCACAGTGAAATTGTGAAACAGGATGTGTTCAACAGCTTTTATGAG ATGTGGCCAACTAAATTCCAGAATAAAACAAATGGAGTGACTCCCAGGCGTTGGATCCGGTTTTGTAATCCTGAATTAAGTGCATTAATTTCAAAGTGGATTGGTTCTGATGACTGGGTGCTTAATACAGACAAACTTGCAGAACTGAAGAAG TTTGCTGATAATGAAGATCTGCATTCAGAGTGGCGCGCTGCTAAAAGGGCTAACAAAATGAAGGTCGTTTCTCTTATAAGGGAGAAGACAGGATATATTGTCAGTCCAGATGCAATGTTTGATGTGCAG GTGAAAAGGATACATGAATATAAGCGGCAGCTGCTAAATATCCTTGGAATTGTCTACCGCtacaagaagatgaaagaaatGAGTGCAGAAGAAAGAGCAAAGAGCTTTGTTCCAAGGGTATGCATATTCGGTGGGAAAGCATTTGCCACATATATACAGGCAAAAAGGATTGTTAAATTTATTACAGATGTCGCAGCTACTGTAAACCATGATTCAGACGTTGGGGATTTGTTGAAG GTCGTATTTGTTCCAGACTATAATGTTAGTGTTGCCGAGGCGCTAATTCCTGCCAGTGAATTGTCACAGCATATCAG TACTGCTGGAATGGAAGCTAGTGGGACCAGTAACATGAAGTTTGCAATGAACGGTTGCATTCTTATTGGAACTTTAGATGGTGCAAATGTGGAAATCAGAGAGGAGGTTGGAGAGGaaaactttttcctttttggtgCAGAGGCTCATGAAATTGCTGGTTTGCGGAAAGAGAGAGCTGAGGGAAAG TTTGTGCCTGACCCAAGATTTGAGGAGGTTAAGGAATTTGTCCGCAGTGGTGTCTTTGGGACTTACAACTATGATGAGTTGATGGGTTCTTTGGAAGGAAATGAAGGTTATGGACGTGCAGATTATTTCCTTGTTGGCAAGGACTTCCCCAGTTACATTGAGTGCCAAGAAAAAGTTGATAAAGCGTACCGTGATCAGAAA TTATGGACAAGGATGTCTATCCTCAACACAGCTGGTTCATCCAAGTTCAGCAGCGATAGGACGATTCATGAGTACGCCAAGGATATCTGGGATATCAGCCCTGTCATCCTTCCCTAG